The proteins below come from a single Streptomyces sp. SCSIO 75703 genomic window:
- the pafA gene encoding Pup--protein ligase: MDRRIFGLENEYGVTCTFRGQRRLSPDEVARYLFRRVVSWGRSSNVFLRNGARLYLDVGSHPEYATPECDDVIELITHDKAGERILEGLQVDAERRLHEEGIAGDVYLFKNNTDSAGNSYGCHENYLVARHGEFSRLADILIPFLVTRQLLCGAGKVLQTPRGAVYCVSQRAEHIWEGVSSATTRSRPIINTRDEPHADAERYRRLHVIVGDSNMSETTMLLKVGAADLVLRMIEAGTVMRDLTLENPIRAIREVSHDITGRRKVRLASGREASALEVQREYYEKAVDFCERRGIRTGTVERVLELWGRTLDSIESEDLDRIGTEIDWVMKYKLIERYRAKHNMTMSHPRVAQIDLAYHDIHRQRGLYYLLEKKGQAARIANDVKIFEGKSVPPQTTRARLRGDFIRRAQEQRRDFTVDWVHLKLNDQAQRTVLCKDPFRSVDDRVEKLIAGM, from the coding sequence ATGGACCGCCGCATTTTCGGGCTGGAGAACGAGTACGGCGTCACGTGCACGTTCAGGGGACAGCGCCGCCTGTCGCCTGACGAGGTGGCGCGGTACCTTTTCCGCCGTGTTGTGTCATGGGGCCGCAGCAGCAACGTCTTTCTGCGCAACGGCGCCCGCCTCTATCTCGACGTGGGGTCACATCCGGAATACGCCACACCCGAATGTGACGACGTGATCGAACTGATCACGCACGACAAGGCGGGCGAGCGCATCCTCGAAGGACTTCAGGTGGACGCCGAACGACGCCTGCACGAGGAGGGAATCGCGGGCGACGTCTACCTCTTCAAGAACAACACCGATTCCGCGGGAAACTCCTACGGGTGCCACGAGAACTATCTGGTGGCCCGGCACGGGGAGTTCTCGCGGCTCGCGGACATCCTCATTCCGTTCCTGGTGACCAGGCAGCTCCTCTGCGGTGCAGGAAAGGTGCTGCAGACGCCGCGCGGTGCGGTGTACTGCGTCAGCCAGCGGGCCGAGCACATCTGGGAGGGCGTCTCCTCGGCGACCACCCGGTCCCGGCCGATCATCAACACCCGCGACGAGCCGCACGCCGACGCCGAGCGCTACCGCCGGCTGCACGTCATCGTGGGTGACTCCAACATGTCCGAGACGACCATGCTGCTCAAGGTCGGCGCCGCCGACCTGGTGCTGCGCATGATCGAGGCGGGCACGGTGATGCGTGACCTCACCCTGGAGAACCCGATCCGGGCGATCCGCGAGGTCAGCCACGACATCACGGGCCGCCGCAAGGTGCGGCTGGCCAGCGGACGCGAGGCGTCGGCACTGGAGGTGCAGCGGGAGTACTACGAGAAGGCCGTCGACTTCTGCGAGCGGCGCGGCATCCGGACCGGCACCGTCGAACGGGTGCTGGAGCTGTGGGGCCGCACGCTGGACTCGATCGAGTCCGAGGACCTCGACCGCATCGGCACCGAGATCGACTGGGTCATGAAGTACAAGCTCATCGAGCGGTACCGGGCCAAGCACAACATGACCATGTCGCATCCGCGGGTCGCGCAGATAGACCTCGCCTACCACGACATCCACCGCCAGCGGGGCCTGTACTACCTGCTGGAGAAGAAGGGCCAGGCGGCCCGGATCGCCAACGACGTCAAGATCTTCGAGGGCAAGTCCGTCCCGCCGCAGACCACCCGGGCCAGGCTGCGCGGCGACTTCATCCGCCGGGCCCAGGAGCAGCGCCGGGACTTCACCGTCGACTGGGTCCACCTCAAGCTGAACGACCAGGCGCAGCGCACCGTGCTGTGCAAGGACCCGTTCCGCTCGGTGGACGACCGGGTGGAGAAGCTCATCGCCGGTATGTGA
- a CDS encoding FKBP-type peptidyl-prolyl cis-trans isomerase, whose amino-acid sequence MNHTMKRRAAALLAAPALLFAAACGSSGDDAGSANGVAQVEGKTGEKPGISVPKDTEPSKETVVKTLSEGTGDAIADSDYVRLDWTVEKWGDGQELGGTWAVAQQDAKTPRRQSVEQVGKPSQQLPDKVLEAVKGKKPGSRLLVQGTAGDLIGENLNTASGIGEKDVLVWVIDPVGAGSVDAKAEAEGDQAATGQGMPGVKAVSQKAAEITIPKGAKAPKDLQEQVLVKGGGPKVEAGQGLIAQYTGVKWEDGEKFDSSWDHGGATAFQIGTGSVVAGWDQGLVGKNVGDRVLLVIPPSLGYGASPDSELAKNTLVFVVDILGTA is encoded by the coding sequence ATGAACCACACGATGAAACGACGCGCCGCCGCGCTGCTGGCCGCACCCGCCCTGCTGTTCGCCGCCGCCTGCGGTTCCTCCGGCGACGACGCGGGCTCGGCGAACGGCGTCGCCCAGGTCGAGGGGAAGACGGGGGAGAAGCCCGGCATCTCCGTGCCCAAGGACACCGAGCCGTCCAAGGAGACCGTCGTCAAGACGCTCTCGGAGGGCACCGGGGACGCCATCGCGGACTCCGACTACGTCCGGCTGGACTGGACCGTCGAGAAGTGGGGCGACGGCCAGGAGCTGGGCGGCACCTGGGCCGTGGCCCAGCAGGACGCCAAGACGCCCCGGCGGCAGTCCGTCGAGCAGGTCGGCAAGCCGAGCCAGCAGCTCCCCGACAAGGTCCTCGAAGCGGTGAAGGGCAAGAAGCCCGGCAGCCGCCTCCTCGTGCAGGGCACCGCCGGCGACCTCATCGGCGAGAACCTGAACACCGCCTCCGGCATCGGCGAGAAGGACGTGCTCGTCTGGGTGATCGACCCGGTCGGCGCCGGCTCCGTGGACGCCAAGGCCGAGGCCGAGGGCGACCAGGCCGCCACCGGCCAGGGCATGCCCGGGGTGAAGGCGGTGTCGCAGAAGGCGGCGGAGATCACCATCCCCAAGGGCGCCAAGGCGCCCAAGGACCTCCAGGAGCAGGTCCTCGTCAAGGGCGGCGGCCCGAAGGTCGAGGCCGGCCAGGGCCTCATCGCCCAGTACACCGGCGTGAAGTGGGAGGACGGCGAGAAGTTCGACTCCTCCTGGGACCACGGCGGCGCCACCGCCTTCCAGATCGGCACCGGTTCCGTCGTGGCGGGCTGGGACCAGGGCCTGGTCGGCAAGAACGTCGGCGACCGCGTGCTGCTGGTGATCCCGCCCTCCCTCGGCTACGGCGCCAGCCCCGACAGCGAGCTGGCCAAGAACACGCTGGTCTTCGTCGTGGACATCCTGGGCACCGCCTGA
- a CDS encoding FKBP-type peptidyl-prolyl cis-trans isomerase has translation MSIDKPEIDFPGGEPPAELEIKDIWEGDGEVARAGQTVTVHYVGVAFSTGEEFDASWNRGTPFRFPLGGGRVIQGWDQGVQGMKVGGRRQLTIPAHLAYGDQSPTPAIKPGETLIFVVDLLGV, from the coding sequence ATGAGCATCGACAAGCCCGAGATCGACTTCCCCGGCGGCGAGCCCCCGGCGGAGCTGGAGATCAAGGACATCTGGGAAGGTGACGGCGAGGTCGCCCGGGCCGGCCAGACGGTCACCGTCCACTACGTGGGCGTCGCCTTCAGCACCGGCGAGGAGTTCGACGCGAGCTGGAACCGCGGGACCCCGTTCCGCTTCCCGCTCGGCGGCGGGCGCGTCATCCAGGGCTGGGACCAGGGCGTGCAGGGCATGAAGGTGGGCGGGCGCCGCCAGCTCACCATCCCCGCCCACCTCGCCTACGGCGACCAGAGCCCGACCCCGGCGATCAAGCCCGGCGAGACGCTGATCTTCGTGGTCGATCTGCTCGGAGTCTGA
- a CDS encoding WYL domain-containing protein, with product MAIAKAERLMNLALCLLGTRRPLSKRELRESLEAYLEAVTDESFNRMFERDKEDLRELGLVIETVESVDGEIGYLARRDSNRLPPITLDAEEAAALGLAAKVWQQARLAGAASGALQKLRAAGLPEDVDPYEAHGALEPRIPVHEAAFEPLMLACRDRRPVVFDYRKASAAQPEPRNVEPWALECWRGHWYLAGFDRDRGAERVFRLSRITGRVRARGGRFTAPVPDVVTVRETVAGWAGERADRSALIRLRTGAGYPLRARATEVREAGEGWDELEIPYGHGLDAWLVEFGPDVVVLEPAELRADVVERLRAVAKG from the coding sequence ATGGCCATTGCCAAGGCCGAGCGGCTGATGAACCTGGCGCTGTGCCTGCTCGGTACCCGCAGGCCGCTGAGCAAGCGCGAACTGCGGGAGTCCCTCGAGGCGTACCTTGAGGCCGTCACCGACGAGTCCTTCAACCGCATGTTCGAGCGGGACAAGGAGGACCTGCGGGAACTCGGCCTCGTGATCGAGACCGTCGAGAGTGTCGACGGCGAGATCGGCTACCTCGCCCGCCGCGACAGCAACCGTCTGCCGCCCATCACCCTCGATGCCGAGGAGGCCGCCGCCCTGGGCCTGGCCGCCAAGGTGTGGCAGCAGGCCCGGCTGGCCGGCGCGGCGAGCGGAGCGCTCCAGAAGCTGCGCGCGGCCGGACTCCCCGAGGACGTCGACCCGTACGAGGCGCACGGCGCGCTGGAGCCGCGCATCCCGGTGCACGAGGCCGCCTTCGAGCCGCTGATGCTGGCCTGCCGCGACCGCCGCCCGGTCGTCTTCGACTACCGCAAGGCCAGCGCCGCCCAGCCCGAGCCGCGCAACGTCGAGCCCTGGGCGCTGGAGTGCTGGCGCGGCCACTGGTACCTGGCCGGCTTCGACCGCGACCGCGGTGCCGAGCGGGTCTTCCGGCTCTCCCGGATCACCGGCCGGGTCCGCGCGCGCGGCGGCCGGTTCACCGCGCCCGTGCCCGACGTCGTCACCGTCCGCGAGACGGTCGCGGGCTGGGCCGGGGAGCGGGCCGACCGCTCCGCCCTGATCCGGCTGCGCACCGGTGCGGGATACCCGCTGCGGGCCCGCGCCACGGAGGTGCGGGAGGCCGGCGAGGGCTGGGACGAACTGGAGATCCCGTACGGACACGGACTGGACGCCTGGCTCGTGGAGTTCGGGCCGGACGTGGTGGTCCTGGAACCGGCGGAACTGCGGGCCGACGTGGTGGAACGGCTGCGCGCCGTCGCCAAGGGCTGA